In one Micromonospora polyrhachis genomic region, the following are encoded:
- the murJ gene encoding murein biosynthesis integral membrane protein MurJ, which translates to MGGGLYRSANATPDGVPPPRDGATYISVDRLDQPMVETTAPAPEPPVEGSAAGNSAIMAAGSLVSRGTGFLRTVALGSALGTLGVSNAYTTAQIFPGMVYEFLLGGILTSVLIPVLVQRRKVDPDGGQAYAQRLLTLAVLALWVATVAAVAAAPILTSLYGGDNVPGFQRLVTLLSYLMLPMIFFTGLSALISAVLNTRGHFAAPMWAPILNNLVVITTFGLYIAIFGAKIVEPDQMTPGRIILLGGGTLLGVIVQAAGLLPALRKVGFRWRWRFDFRALGLRELGRLGGWMICYVAVSQVGLAILFRLLNQAGKENGAGPTIYNNVFLLLNMAHGIIAVSIVTALMPRMSAAAGDGRFTDMTRDLSRGTRMITAVLAPVAVLFGVLALPISVALFKWGAYDADSALATSTVLIVAAVALVPFSISQLFTFAFYALPDTRMPALINIPVVVLRVLVQIGLFAAFSAEFTASGLMLGNAVSYVAAAVLSAWLLRPRIGRIGMGEIAQTLGKVLAAALGAAVVGLVVINLLPSGEHLSRAEAILQLVVGGAVIGGSYVGLAVLLRIQEINEVIGMVRRKLGR; encoded by the coding sequence ATGGGTGGCGGGCTCTACCGCAGCGCGAACGCCACGCCCGACGGGGTTCCCCCACCGCGCGACGGTGCCACCTACATCTCGGTCGACCGGCTCGACCAGCCGATGGTCGAGACCACCGCGCCGGCACCGGAGCCACCCGTCGAGGGCAGCGCCGCCGGCAACAGCGCGATCATGGCGGCCGGCAGTCTGGTCAGCCGGGGTACGGGCTTCCTGCGCACCGTGGCGCTCGGTTCCGCGCTGGGTACGCTCGGGGTGAGCAACGCGTACACCACGGCGCAGATCTTCCCGGGCATGGTCTACGAGTTCCTGCTCGGCGGCATCCTGACCAGCGTCCTGATCCCGGTGCTGGTGCAGCGGCGCAAGGTCGATCCGGACGGCGGCCAGGCGTACGCCCAGCGGCTGCTCACCCTGGCGGTGCTCGCCCTGTGGGTGGCGACGGTGGCGGCGGTCGCCGCCGCACCGATCCTGACCTCGCTCTACGGCGGCGATAATGTCCCCGGATTCCAGCGACTGGTCACGCTGCTCTCCTACCTGATGCTGCCGATGATCTTCTTTACCGGTCTCTCGGCGTTGATCAGCGCGGTGCTCAACACCCGGGGGCACTTCGCCGCCCCAATGTGGGCACCGATCCTGAACAACCTGGTGGTCATCACCACCTTCGGGCTCTACATCGCCATCTTCGGGGCGAAGATCGTCGAGCCCGACCAGATGACCCCCGGCCGGATCATCCTGCTCGGCGGCGGCACCCTGCTCGGGGTGATCGTCCAGGCGGCCGGTCTGCTCCCGGCGCTGCGCAAGGTGGGCTTCCGCTGGCGCTGGCGCTTCGACTTCCGGGCCCTCGGCCTACGCGAGCTGGGTCGGCTCGGCGGCTGGATGATCTGCTACGTGGCGGTCAGCCAGGTCGGTCTGGCGATCCTGTTCCGTCTGCTCAACCAGGCTGGCAAGGAGAACGGTGCCGGTCCAACGATCTACAACAACGTCTTCCTGCTGCTCAACATGGCGCACGGCATCATCGCCGTCTCGATCGTGACCGCGTTGATGCCCCGGATGAGCGCCGCCGCCGGGGACGGTCGCTTCACCGACATGACCCGCGACCTGTCCCGGGGCACCCGGATGATCACCGCCGTGCTCGCGCCGGTCGCGGTCCTCTTCGGCGTGCTGGCACTGCCGATCTCGGTCGCCCTCTTCAAGTGGGGCGCGTACGACGCGGACAGCGCACTCGCCACCTCGACGGTGCTGATCGTCGCCGCAGTGGCACTGGTGCCGTTCTCGATCAGCCAACTCTTCACCTTCGCCTTCTACGCCCTGCCCGACACCCGGATGCCGGCCCTGATCAACATTCCGGTGGTGGTGCTCCGGGTGCTGGTCCAGATCGGGCTCTTCGCGGCCTTCTCCGCCGAGTTCACGGCTTCCGGTCTGATGCTCGGCAACGCGGTGTCGTACGTCGCCGCCGCCGTACTCTCCGCCTGGCTACTCCGGCCCCGGATCGGCCGGATCGGCATGGGTGAGATCGCGCAGACCCTCGGCAAGGTGTTGGCTGCCGCGCTCGGTGCCGCCGTAGTCGGCCTGGTCGTGATCAACCTGCTGCCGAGCGGAGAGCATCTCAGCCGGGCGGAGGCGATCCTCCAACTGGTGGTGGGCGGTGCGGTGATCGGCGGCAGCTACGTCGGGCTGGCCGTGCTGCTGCGGATTCAGGAGATCAACGAAGTGATCGGAATGGTCCGTCGCAAACTGGGTCGGTGA
- a CDS encoding protein kinase family protein yields MPSSAGPSIDKFTEGGRVTQVGEGQEADGSAPPVMTFGTPAVGEVLAERYELAEHINDDSAGRQVWRGVDVVLRRPVAVVLRYPGGDSAKEMLQGAVAASRVIHPNLVGVYDAIDEEDRAYVVREWVNGRSLRELVAEGVLDPARATSIAHAVAGAIAAVHTTGMVHGNIHPGTVMVDSDGRVVLADGRSDGADTPETDVRAVGGILYFALTGRWPHAEASLTSGSSGRGRSALADAVRDGSGAIAAPRQVRAGVPTYLDDLTMDLLDSELAVPASDVLAAELARLDAPAEEQYLDTGPLRFTTSTEAMPPPVSGGRKLIIGIASLLVIALVGLFLGVQALNSDDDQPTAGPTPTSGAGDPSSGAPAQPVGKPEKISLSGTQVRIIDPDGDGSRSEVRGAEKTVDGDTNEGWYTESYRGRSNFGNLKRGMGILIDLQQPRTLNSVQVLLSARGATAQLFTGTVNPPATQAGDKQLVSTYLKNPVGVPFENAGSTMDFSAFDPDAKYQYLLLWITDLPLDEPGRYKIGVQEITVIGL; encoded by the coding sequence ATGCCCAGCAGTGCGGGTCCATCGATTGACAAGTTCACCGAGGGAGGACGGGTGACCCAGGTCGGCGAAGGCCAGGAGGCGGATGGATCCGCCCCGCCGGTAATGACCTTCGGTACGCCCGCGGTCGGTGAGGTTCTTGCCGAGCGGTACGAGTTGGCCGAGCACATCAACGACGACAGCGCCGGCCGACAGGTGTGGCGGGGCGTCGACGTGGTGCTCCGCCGGCCGGTGGCGGTGGTGCTGCGGTACCCGGGTGGTGACTCGGCCAAGGAAATGTTGCAGGGTGCCGTTGCCGCCAGCCGCGTGATCCACCCCAACCTGGTCGGCGTCTACGACGCCATCGACGAGGAGGACCGCGCCTACGTCGTACGGGAATGGGTGAACGGCCGGTCGCTGCGTGAGTTGGTCGCCGAGGGGGTCCTCGATCCCGCTCGGGCCACCAGCATCGCCCACGCCGTCGCCGGTGCCATCGCCGCCGTACACACCACCGGGATGGTGCATGGCAACATCCATCCGGGCACGGTGATGGTGGACAGCGACGGTCGCGTGGTGCTCGCTGACGGGCGCTCCGATGGTGCGGACACCCCGGAAACCGACGTACGTGCCGTCGGCGGCATCCTCTACTTCGCACTCACCGGTCGCTGGCCGCACGCCGAGGCCTCGCTTACCTCCGGTTCGAGTGGTCGAGGCCGCTCGGCGCTGGCCGACGCGGTCCGCGACGGCAGCGGCGCAATCGCCGCACCACGCCAGGTCCGGGCCGGCGTTCCGACCTACCTCGACGATCTGACCATGGACCTGCTCGACTCCGAGCTCGCGGTGCCCGCCTCGGACGTACTGGCCGCGGAACTGGCCCGGCTCGACGCTCCCGCCGAGGAGCAGTACCTCGACACCGGACCACTGCGCTTCACAACCAGCACCGAGGCGATGCCGCCCCCGGTGAGCGGCGGTCGAAAACTCATTATCGGCATCGCCAGCCTGCTGGTCATCGCCCTGGTCGGCCTCTTCCTCGGCGTGCAGGCACTGAACAGCGACGACGACCAGCCCACCGCCGGGCCGACTCCCACGTCCGGCGCCGGTGACCCGTCCAGCGGCGCCCCCGCCCAACCGGTCGGCAAGCCCGAAAAGATCTCGCTCAGCGGCACCCAGGTACGGATCATCGATCCCGACGGCGACGGCAGCCGATCTGAGGTCAGGGGTGCTGAGAAGACCGTCGACGGCGACACCAACGAGGGCTGGTACACCGAGAGCTACCGGGGCCGTTCCAACTTCGGCAACCTCAAGCGGGGAATGGGCATCCTCATCGACCTGCAACAGCCCCGCACCCTCAACTCCGTGCAGGTGCTGCTCTCCGCTCGGGGAGCCACCGCCCAACTGTTCACCGGCACCGTCAACCCACCGGCTACCCAGGCCGGTGACAAGCAACTCGTGAGCACCTACCTGAAGAACCCGGTCGGTGTGCCGTTCGAGAACGCCGGATCCACCATGGACTTCAGCGCGTTCGACCCGGACGCGAAATACCAGTACCTGCTGCTCTGGATCACCGATCTGCCGCTCGACGAGCCGGGCAGATACAAGATCGGCGTCCAGGAGATCACGGTCATCGGGCTGTGA
- the sigM gene encoding RNA polymerase sigma factor SigM, with amino-acid sequence MTELAPSGPDGGPGEQPTTVGRATAGGPHRLVDLTDEQLLRAHVDGDPDAFAQLLHRHRDRLWAVAVRTVSDREEAADALQDALLSAHRAAPRFRGDAAVTTWLHRIVVNACLDRIRRRQAHPTVPLPDGSRPADSDRFSGIEPAAPAPDHDTALVVRQALAELPVEQRTALILVDVQGYPVAEVAVILGVAEGTVKSRCARGRARLAQILGHLRTGPPRERAPGSGSDSARGHGSDSARGHGSDSARGHGSDSARGPGGGSATEPTTARATDIPVPARAGTDVPAVTLGNPAPGNRVRSGSSRSGHDVSQEEK; translated from the coding sequence ATGACCGAACTCGCACCCTCCGGCCCGGACGGCGGGCCGGGTGAACAGCCCACGACCGTGGGTCGGGCAACGGCCGGTGGTCCGCACCGGCTCGTCGACCTGACCGACGAGCAACTGCTCCGCGCACACGTCGACGGCGATCCGGACGCCTTCGCGCAACTCCTCCACCGACACCGCGACCGGCTCTGGGCGGTCGCGGTGCGCACCGTCTCCGACCGGGAGGAGGCAGCCGACGCGCTTCAGGACGCACTGCTCTCCGCCCACCGGGCCGCTCCCCGGTTCCGGGGGGATGCCGCCGTCACCACCTGGCTACACCGGATCGTGGTCAACGCCTGTCTCGACCGGATCCGCCGCCGCCAGGCCCATCCCACCGTCCCGCTGCCCGACGGCTCCCGCCCGGCCGACTCCGACCGGTTCAGCGGAATCGAACCGGCCGCGCCCGCACCGGACCACGACACCGCGCTCGTCGTCCGGCAGGCCCTGGCCGAGTTGCCCGTCGAGCAACGGACCGCCCTGATCCTGGTCGACGTCCAGGGCTACCCGGTCGCCGAGGTCGCGGTGATACTCGGGGTGGCCGAGGGCACCGTAAAGAGTCGATGCGCGCGGGGACGGGCCAGACTTGCCCAGATCCTCGGCCACCTACGTACGGGCCCGCCCCGTGAACGAGCCCCAGGATCCGGCAGTGACTCGGCCCGAGGGCACGGCAGTGACTCGGCCCGAGGGCACGGCAGTGACTCGGCCCGAGGGCACGGCAGTGACTCGGCCCGAGGGCCAGGTGGCGGCTCGGCAACGGAGCCCACCACGGCCCGCGCCACGGACATCCCCGTACCCGCCCGAGCCGGCACCGACGTGCCTGCGGTCACCCTCGGGAACCCCGCACCCGGCAACCGCGTCCGATCAGGGTCAAGCCGGTCGGGACACGACGTCAGCCAGGAGGAAAAGTGA
- the trxB gene encoding thioredoxin-disulfide reductase has translation MDEVRNLIIIGSGPAGYTAAVYAARANLKPLVIEGVQSGGALMTTTEIENFPGFPDGILGPELMDSMRKQAERFGAEFITDDVTRVELVDTGTPGSAAASTVYVGETAYRAKAVLLATGSAWRPLGVPGEQEYLGRGVSSCATCDGFFFRGQDIVVVGGGDSAMEEATFLTKFASSVTIVHRRDEFRASRIMADRALGNEKIRVEWNSIVEEILGEDGKVVGIRLRNVHTGEAKTLDVSGVFVAIGHDPRSELFQGQVELDESGYVKVDAPGTRTNVPGVFAAGDLVDHTYRQAITAAGTGCAAALDAERFIATLEEE, from the coding sequence GTGGACGAGGTCCGTAACCTGATCATCATCGGCTCAGGGCCGGCCGGATACACGGCGGCGGTCTACGCGGCACGGGCAAACCTCAAACCACTCGTCATCGAGGGTGTGCAGTCCGGTGGTGCGCTGATGACCACCACCGAGATCGAGAACTTCCCGGGTTTCCCGGACGGAATCCTCGGCCCGGAGCTGATGGACTCGATGCGCAAGCAGGCCGAGCGCTTCGGTGCCGAGTTCATCACCGACGACGTGACCCGGGTCGAGTTGGTCGACACCGGTACGCCGGGATCGGCGGCGGCGAGCACCGTTTACGTGGGGGAGACCGCGTACCGCGCGAAGGCGGTCCTTCTCGCCACCGGTTCGGCGTGGCGGCCCCTCGGGGTCCCCGGTGAGCAGGAATACCTCGGCCGGGGTGTGTCGTCCTGCGCCACCTGCGACGGGTTCTTCTTCCGTGGCCAGGACATCGTGGTGGTCGGTGGCGGCGACTCGGCGATGGAGGAGGCCACGTTCCTGACCAAGTTCGCCTCGTCGGTGACCATCGTCCACCGGCGGGACGAATTCCGGGCCAGCCGGATCATGGCGGACCGGGCGCTCGGCAACGAGAAGATCCGGGTCGAGTGGAACAGCATCGTGGAGGAAATCCTCGGCGAGGACGGCAAGGTAGTCGGCATCCGGTTGCGTAACGTGCACACCGGCGAGGCGAAGACGCTGGACGTCAGTGGGGTCTTCGTGGCGATCGGTCACGACCCGCGCAGCGAACTCTTCCAGGGACAGGTCGAGCTGGACGAGAGCGGCTACGTCAAGGTCGACGCGCCCGGGACCCGTACCAACGTGCCCGGGGTCTTCGCGGCCGGCGACCTGGTGGACCACACCTACCGCCAGGCCATCACCGCAGCCGGCACCGGCTGCGCCGCCGCACTGGACGCTGAGCGGTTCATCGCGACGTTGGAAGAAGAGTAG
- the trxA gene encoding thioredoxin has protein sequence MGAVKPVTDGSFVGDVLQSDKPVLVEFWAEWCMPCRKVAPLLEEIAGEMGDKVSIVKLNIDENPETARAYRVMSVPTLTVFKGGEPVQSVAGARPKGTLVKMIEAAL, from the coding sequence GTGGGAGCAGTAAAGCCGGTCACCGACGGTAGCTTCGTCGGCGACGTGCTTCAGTCCGACAAGCCGGTGCTGGTCGAGTTCTGGGCCGAGTGGTGCATGCCCTGCCGCAAGGTCGCGCCGCTGTTGGAGGAGATCGCTGGCGAGATGGGCGACAAGGTGTCGATCGTCAAGCTCAACATCGACGAGAACCCGGAGACGGCCCGGGCCTATCGGGTGATGTCCGTACCGACCCTCACCGTGTTCAAGGGCGGGGAGCCGGTGCAGTCGGTCGCCGGAGCCAGGCCGAAGGGCACCCTGGTCAAGATGATCGAGGCGGCACTCTGA